In Primulina eburnea isolate SZY01 chromosome 3, ASM2296580v1, whole genome shotgun sequence, one DNA window encodes the following:
- the LOC140825287 gene encoding T-complex protein 1 subunit theta-like has product MVGFGMQPYGIQSMLNEGHRHLSGLDEAVLKNIDACKQLSTITRTSLGPNGMNKMVINHLDKLFVTNDAATIVNELEVQHPAAKILVFAGKAQQEEIGDGANLTISFAGELLQNAEELIRMGLHPSEVIIGYTKAINKTIEILEELVESGSENMNVREKDEVISRMRSAVASKQFGLEDKLCSLIADACIQVCPKNPSNFNVDNVRVAKLLGGGLHDSTIVRGIVLKNDAVGTIKRIEKAKVAVFVGGVDTSATETKGTVLIHSAEQLENYSKTEESKVEELIKAVADAGAKVIVSGAAVGEMALHFCERYKLMVLKISSKFELRRFCRTTGAVGLLKLSQPNSDDLGYVDSISVEEIGGARVTVVKNEQGGNSVSSVVLRGSTDSILDDLERAVDDGVNTYKAMCRDSRIIPGAAATEIELAKRLKEFSFKETGLDQYAVSKFAESFEMVPKTLADNAGLNAMEIISSMYAEHASGNTKVGIDLEEGLCKDMSSKNVWDLYITKLFALKHAADAACTVLRVDQIIMAKPAGGPKRPEQAAGMDED; this is encoded by the exons ATGGTTGGGTTTGGAATGCAGCCGTACGGAATACAGTCGATGCTGAACGAGGGGCACCGGCATCTGTCGGGTCTGGACGAGGCGGTGTTGAAGAATATTGACGCCTGCAAGCAGCTATCCACCATCACTCGCACTTCCCTCGGCCCCAATG GTATGAATAAGATGGTCATCAATCACTTGGATAAGCTCTTTGTCACCAATGATGCTGCAACAATAGTAAATGAGCTTGAGGTTCAGCATCCTGCCGCTAAAATTTTGGTTTTTGCTGGAAAAGCACAGCAAGAAGAAATTGGGGATGGAGCTAATTTGACTATTTCATTTGCTGGGGAACTTCTGCAGAACGCAGAGGAACTCATTAGGATGGGGCTGCACCCTAGTGAGGTTATAATTGGATACACAAAGGCTATCAATAAG ACAATCGAGATATTGGAGGAATTGGTTGAAAGTGGTTCGGAGAATATGAATGTGAGAGAAAAAGACGAAGTTATTTCACGAATGCGATCTGCAGTTGCCAGCAAACAATTTGGACTGGAGGATAAATTGTGTTCTCTAATTGCTGAT GCTTGTATTCAGGTTTGCCCCAAGAACCCATCCAATTTCAATGTGGATAACGTCCGAGTTGCTAAGCTCTTGGGTGGAGGTCTACATGATTCCACTATAGTTCGAGGTATTGTATTGAAGAATGACGCTGTGGGGACTATTAAGAGAATTGAGAAGGCCAAG GTTGCTGTTTTTGTTGGGGGTGTTGATACATCAGCTACGGAAACAAAAGGAACTGTCCTTATACATAGTGCTGAGCAG CTTGAGAATTATTCAAAGACCGAAGAATCGAAAGTTGAGGAACTCATCAAAGCAGTTGCAGATGCTGGTGCCAAGGTCATTGTTAGTGGAGCAGCTGTTGGGGAAATGGCTTTGCACTTCTGTGAGCGCTATAA ACTCATGGTGTTAAAAATCAGCTCCAAATTTGAGCTTCGTCGTTTTTGTCGCACCACTGGCGCTGTTGGACTT TTAAAGCTGAGTCAGCCTAATTCAGATGACCTTGGATATGTTGATTCCATTTCAGTGGAGGAAATAGGTGGAGCCAGA GTCACCGTTGTAAAAAATGAACAAGGTGGAAACTCAGTGTCCTCTGTTGTTCTGCGAGGTAGCACTGATAGCATCCTGGATGACCTTGAAAGGGCTGTTGATGATGGTGTGAATACATACAAG GCTATGTGCAGGGATAGTAGGATAATTCCTGGAGCTGCAGCTACTGAAATTGAATTGGCCAAAAGGCTCAAGGAATTTTCTTTCAAAGAAACTGG GTTGGATCAGTATGCAGTTTCCAAATTTGCTGAAAGTTTTGAAATGGTACCTAAAACTTTGGCGGACAATGCTGGGCTCAATGCAATGGAGATCATATCATCAATGTATGCCGAACATGCATCTGGTAACACAAAAGTGGGCATTGATCTGGAAGAAGGTCTCTGCAAGGACATGTCTTCAAAGAATGTATGGGATCTCTACATCACCAA ATTATTCGCTCTAAAGCATGCTGCTGATGCTGCCTGCACTGTCTTGCGAGTAGATCAG ATCATAATGGCCAAGCCAGCCGGTGGTCCAAAGAGGCCAGAGCAGGCTGCAGGAATGGATGAGGATTGA
- the LOC140825286 gene encoding protein SINE1-like, with amino-acid sequence MNRSLSPILRELENLEKDAESRKLAMKALKSYVKDLDSKAIPMFLAKVSESKQTGVSPGEYTISLYEVLARVHGPKIIPQIDNIMSTIVKTLSSSAGSFALHQACSKVVPAIARYAIDPTTAEDKKRDIIHSLCKPLSDCLLGSLENLSSGAALCLQMLIEFDNWRFASNEMINEVCQRVAGALEKHSQTNSHMALVTTLAKHNSLIVEAYSSLFLQSGVRILDIGFAEENSQKQLSAIHMISSLMRCLDPKSISFELEFVIEELEKCQSDRMPFVTGAAFEAVQIAKRICAEKGSKIGRVTRSITGSNFDGRQNTKRSVCGSRVQSPRTVSPESQTINSFVGYDYFTGSPISMKQDPRRMSDDRRSVNRKLWRRCENGVLDISLNDGIFSSITREVDILKPDNDEFSDNCSGHTENFAHFQQGTTGRAAARSTSSSPQGSNSTINLNDVKIFSTPRKLIRSLQDPDNLNSGFSKNHTGRIRNLTPITFDQVAASKLNGLSLGINPMINGEENLSYSGEQLICSLESVSSTEDVYPDTDTQVSVNMIPRNETQIQNAGVRQGFQFSARKIVCGILLVIFAVVFRLLAIGDLAEGNILVPT; translated from the exons ATGAATAGAAGTTTAAGTCCAATACTGAGGGAGTTGGAGAATCTTGAGAAGGATGCCGAAAGTAGAAAATTAGCTATGAAAGCGCTGAAATCATATGTAAAAGACTTGGATTCCAAAGCAATACCCATGTTTCTTGCTAAGGTTTCTGAGAGCAAACAAACTGGTGTATCGCCTGGTGAATACACAATTTCGTTATACGAGGTTCTTGCTCGAGTCCATGGGCCAAAAATCATCCCTCAGATAGATAACATTATGAGCACCATTGTCAAGACCTTGTCCTCAAGTGCAGGATCTTTTGCCCTTCATCAGGCTTGCTCCAAGGTGGTTCCAGCTATCGCAAGATATGCAATTGACCCAACAACTGCAGAGGATAAGAAGAGAGACATTATTCACTCTTTATGTAAGCCTCTTTCAGATTGCCTATTGGGTAGCCTAGAGAATCTGTCTTCTGGAGCTGCCCTTTGTCTACAGATGCTTATTGAGTTTGATAATTGGCGATTTGCTTCAAACGAGATGATTAATGAGGTGTGCCAGAGAGTTGCCGGGGCTTTGGAGAAGCATTCACAGACCAATTCCCATATGGCTTTGGTTACGACTTTGGCTAAACACAATAGCCTGATAGTTGAAGCGTATTCAAGTCTTTTTCTGCAGTCTGGAGTACGAATTCTTGACATTGGTTTTGCTGAGGAAAATTCACAAAAACAATTGTCAGCCATACATATGATAAGTTCTTTGATGAGATGTTTGGATCCAAAAAGTATATCATTTGAATTGGAGTTTGTAATCGAAGAGCTCGAAAAGTGCCAATCTGATCGGATGCCTTTTGTTACTGGGGCTGCTTTTGAAGCGGTACAAATAGCAAAGAGGATTTGTGCTGAAAAGGGCTCGAAAATTGGGAGGGTCACACGTTCAATCACCGGTTCAAATTTTGATGGAAGACAAAACACCAAGAGGAGTGTGTGTGGCTCTAGAGTCCAATCACCTCGCACTGTGTCACCGGAGTCACAAACCATTAATTCTTTTGTGGGATATGATTATTTTACTGGATCGCCAATCTCGATGAAACAGGACCCTCGACGCATGAGTGATGATCGCAGAAGTGTAAACCGTAAACTTTGGCGAAGATGTGAGAATGGAGTACTAGATATATCTCTTAACGATGGTATAttctccagtataactcgggagGTAGACATCCTGAAACCTGATAATGATGAATTTTCCGACAACTGCAGTGGTCATACGGAAAATTTTGCCCATTTTCAACAAGGGACTACTGGACGTGCAGCTGCAAGAAGCACATCGTCCAGTCCTCAG GGATCAAACTCTACTATCAACCTCAATGATGTGAAGATTTTCAGTACCCCAAGAAAGCTCATTCGTTCACTCCAGGATCCAGATAACTTGAACTCGGGCTTCTCTAAGAATCATACTGGAAGGATCAGAAATTTGACTCCAATAACATTTGATCAAGTGGCAGCATCAAAGCTTAATGGCCTTTCTCTTGGCATAAATCCCATGATCAATGGTGAGGAAAATTTGTCCTACAGTGGTGAGCAGTTAATTTGCAGTTTAGAATCAGTTTCCTCAACTGAAGATGTGTATCCTGACACAGATACACAAGTGTCTGTGAATATGATTCCTAGAAATGAAACTCAAATTCAAAATGCCGGTGTGCGTCAAGGCTTCCAATTCTCTGCTCGCAAAATTGTTTGTGGCATTTTACTTGTTATATTTGCAGTAGTTTTTCGTTTGTTGGCAATTGGTGATCTGGCAGAGGGCAACATTCTTGTTCCCACCTAG
- the LOC140825288 gene encoding putative H/ACA ribonucleoprotein complex subunit 1-like protein 1: MRPPRGRGGGGFRGGRDGGRGSRGGRFGGRFGGGSRGPPRDEGPPSEVVEVSTFVLACEGDAVTKLTNEKIPYFNAPIYLHNKTQIGKVDEIFGPINESYFSIKMMEGIVATSYSAGDKFFIDPAKLLPLSRFLPPPKGQSQAGRGGERGGGGGFRGRRGGGFRGRSAPRGGRRGGFRGGSRGGGGGGFRGRG; encoded by the exons ATGAGACCTCCAAGGGGACGCGGCGGAGGAGGCTTCAGGGGTGGAAGAGACGGTGGACGCGGCTCTAGAGGCGGCAGATTTGGAGGCCGTTTCGGTGGTGGAAGTCGCGGCCCTCCTCGCGATGAAGGCCCTCCTTCAGAAGTTGTTG AGGTTTCTACATTTGTTCTTGCTTGCGAAGGAGATGCGGTCACGAAGCTTACAAATGAGAAAATACCTTACTTCAATGCACCTATCTACCTTCACAACAAAACACAAATTGGTAAAGTGGATGAAATTTTTGGCCCCATTAATGAATCT TATTTTTCCATAAAGATGATGGAAGGTATTGTGGCCACGTCGTATTCTGCGGGTGATAAGTTCTTCATAGACCCTGCTAAGCTTTTGCCACTCTCAAGATTTCTACCTCCGCCAAA GGGACAATCACAAGCAGGTAGAGGCGGTGAacgtggaggtggtggtggattTCGTGGACGACGTGGAGGTGGATTTCGTGGAAGAAGTGCTCCAAGAGGGGGTAGAAGAGGAGGTTTTAGAGGTGGTAGTCggggtggtggtggaggtgggtTCAGGGGCAGAGGGTGA